From the Triticum urartu cultivar G1812 chromosome 4, Tu2.1, whole genome shotgun sequence genome, the window AGAACTTCAAATATACGCACAATAAGTGATTAGAGCCTGTTTCAAGCGCAAGtacattaaagtatgatatgaaGCCCCCCCTAAGGATCCATACATGATTGAGGTTCTCACTTGGGGGAAATTAGCAACCAGGGATAATCATTCTTGCCAAGCATTTCCCAAATGCACACTCGGTATATTCAATGTCCACCCATCTTGAAGCTATGATATAATAGGTGAAAATGACACATACTATCAATTAAGCATCATTTCAGACTCTTCCTGGTCACAGATTCTATGGGCAGGCAGGTAAACTGAAGTTACCCAGCTATTACTCATGAATCGGTGTCTGGCCAGCGTCTTATAAGATCAGCTAACTTCTCGTACCTATTGAAGATGGTCCCTTAGATCAACATCTGGAGTAGTTACAGCCGTGAACAATCCTGATAAGTGATAAGAGCCAACTGTTAACTATGATATATGCCTTAGCAGTACACAATAAATGATGTGCAATCAAGTACAAATACTAGATGACAAGATCTACTTCGATTATACTACAAGGCAGTCTGAACTAACAATCTTATTTTTAACATCGGTAGACGGCTACACAGTCTAGGGTTTACAGTAGTGTAACAACATTCAGAAGACAAAATGAACTATGACAAAGCTGACGATAAGCAAGTGTGGTAGCGACATATTCAAAGTAGAAAACAGAACTAGACAAAAAAAGGTAATGCGCTGTGCCCCTCTAGGCAGCTGGAGTACAATAATAAGATGCTAATGGCAACATGCagaagaagaacaatgtgaaTAGAGTTTTTTTCAAGCAAACaaacaggaaaaaaacaaaacaaaaatgtGTCTACTATTACAATATAGCGCCCCAACTATAATTGATGGGGTTCCCTAATAGCAGTAAACATATATATTAAAGAATGTAGTCTAGTGGCCATGCAATCATTTCCAGGAAGATGCAGAAATGCAAACATTTGGAATCTTTTTTGTAGATCTGCAACATTATGACACCAACTCACAGCTAAAACTATACAGTATGTAAGGCCCTTGTGGACAACTACCATGATCTCACAGGTCATCATAGTGTGAAGACAAATGATCTGGCGATATTTAAAAGTTATTACATGTGAAATTAGCCACACAGAAAAACTCCAAGAAAATTTTAATATACAGACCACCAAGGCACAATTTGAACATATTCCCCATATACCAACAATGGTAACAGAGGTCAACTTTGTAGCCAGATTATACTCGTTCCCTTGTATGACTACAAAAGTTTAAGTGAAGCTCATGCAACTACGGCATAAGGCCAATTCTTTCTTCGGTACCAATTTTAGCGCCACAAGAAATCCACTTGTATTTCGCAATGTACACAAGAACTTGAACACATTCATCTCCACAAGCATATGACTAGAGTGAGAGCTGTCAATAAATAAGTCAGATCCAAGACTCTGCCCCATGCCTCCCATTGTTTTCCAGATTTCGGATGATGTGGTGTGTGTTAATACAAGAGTTGAACTAAGGATGCAACCCTCAAACATATCATTTGATACATTTCAATTCAGTCTACCACTATGGGGCACTCCAAACATCAGTCCATGAAGCTACATGTCAGTGTACAGGTTTACATATGAAAATATAAAGTTCATAGCAAGTACTAAGCTTAATCACAGGTATAGTACAGACAATTCACACTTGTCGCCTAAGATTCATCTTCATGTAGGAGAGTGGACGATTTGCCCACGGGGGCATCTGCACCCGGGTTCATCCATGCACTTCTCCTTCATGTAGTTCTATCTCTGGTTTGCAGCAGTCAAAAGTTCACTGCTACTGATATAACCAATCCCATATGCAGAATTTCAACAAAAAAACACTTGCGAACTTTACTTTGGTAAATCTAGGTCTCAAACAACTAGAAGCCATCCTTTttttttaatgcatgtacatctTCTAGGACCTAAACTATAGCTAGAGCTAAAATCTAACATGAGACAGTAGAGGTTATATTCTGTCAAGTTTATACCCATCTGGACCTAAGTTTCTCAGTCATTTTAgagacaacaacaacaacaacaacaacaacaagggCTGTTGTTGTCTCTAAAATGACTGAGAAACTTAGATCCAGATGGGTATTTTAGAGACAAGAAAACCAAATGGAGTGGATGTTGGTCCACAAACAAAATGATAACTGAGCCAGACACCCAGCTCATACGGGGATGGATTGTATTATTTTCAATAATAGATAATCTCCTTCTCTTGAAACATGAAAGGATGATAGTGGATTATTAACTGGTAGTCTTCTTTGTTTTGCTTATATATCCTCATAAAAATTTACAAAAAAGGAAACTAATAAATAATATAATTATCATTTGCAGTTTGCCAGATTTCCTAGTGCCGAACTTTGGATATTATTAGTAGCTGAAGGTTATGTGCGACTCCTGCATCAGTTGGACTGTTTACTATTTTTTGGATGTTCTATTAAAAGTGTGTTCTCTCACTCCCGTTGACAATTCACTTCAACACTATAGTAAGACTTGCACACAGCCACACTCCTTCAAGTTGACCATTTTGACCCATCTCTCCATCTGGCAATCAAATTCAAGGCTGCAGCAAACGACCATATTTTCAAGCTCGCAAATCACCACATCAGGAAAGAATATACGGACATAAACACCTTGCCACTCTTACAATCCATACAATTTTTTTACATGGAACTCTGGATGTAAATTGAAGGCATAACCACAAAAGGTACTGGAATCATGTCAGCTAACCTTCACAAGACGACTTGGCAGCGGCGTGCCGGGCCATCAAATTTTGCGTCGGTGGCGTTCTTCCCACGGAATGTGACGGGCACTCCATCGCACAGCACCCTCATGGCCCTCCGGCGGGTGCGCCAGCCCCCTCTATCGAAGACGGCGATGGCCGCGAGCCTCACCTGGACCTCCATGGTGCCCCCGTTGCCGCTCTTGAGCGCAGCGGCCTCGTCGGGCCCGACGTATGTCCCGTCGACGTCGAGGCGGAAGGCGAGCGTGGTGGAGTTCCGGGGCCCCTGCGCGAAGGGCGCGAGGGAGGTGACGGCGATGGGGGAGGAGGGGGCGAGGTCGACGTAGGCGACGAGGGAGGAGTAGGAGATGGTGAGCTTGGAGTTGGGATTGTCGGCGAGGAGGGAGGCGTCGAAGGCGGCGGAGAGGGAGGAGTTGGCCGGGGAGTAGGCGACGCGGGAGAGCGTGAGGGCGGAGAGGGAGAAGGCGGGCGCGCGCGGGCGGAGGAGGAGCCAGACGATGAAGGTGCCGgcgccgaggaggaggaaggcggcgacgacgagcgcgaggaggcggcgcaggcaggtgggcggcggcggcggggccgcCTGGTAGGGGTTGTGGTGGTTGTGGTAGTGGTGGtagggcgggggcgggggcgggtggtggtggtggtggtgcgggGGCGGGGCCGGGTAGGGGTAGGCGACGCCGAAGGCGGCCGCGCCGTTGCCGTtggcgacggggggcggcgccGCGGCGTAGTAGGCGGAGCTGGCGTTGCCGGGGTTGGGCGCGGCGTTGGCCGGGTAGCCCATGGCGGGgccgggaggcggcggggccTTGGCGTTGGGGCGGTCGCCGTCGGGCGGGTGCGCCGCTGAGGAGGAAGAGGACGCCGGGTGCATGGCGCCGGCGGTGGGGTTTTTGCTTGCTTGCTTGATGGGGGAGGGAGGCGACGATGGAGATTTGGGATCTGGAGGAGGACAGGAGCAGCCGAGCAGGAGGATGGAGTCGGTCGGTAGAAACGGCGGTGGAGGGGGAGGGCAGCGCGTCGTGGGTTGGCGTAAATGCAGATGCGCCGTGTTTTTTGCCCCTTTTTCTCGGCGTTGGTTATAGTGGATGGAGTATCAACTTCGATTCTCCACGCCGCGCGTCAGATCGTCGCCGCGTTGGTACTATTGGTAAAATCATCGCGTATATATAGGGTGTTGTGGAGCATTGCACGTCGCCACGAGACTCGTAATTCAAGTCTACCTCTCAGCTTTTGGAATCTTTTCTTTTGACCGACAGGAACCGGAACCAGGTCTGGCGTTTCAACGTCGCCGTGGACGCGAGGCGATGTTTCCCAGGTGGCAATGGACGAGGCATGCAAATTGCAAAAGATTAAAAAAGAAGGTGGTAATGGGGGAGGAGTGCCCAGGTCTATACGGCTGCTACAAAAAGTTCCGTGGAAAACAAAGAGAAGGACCCTCGACGCGACGGTGAAGACGTGACTCAGGCGAGAGTGGAAGGGACACGGTTCGCTTTGTCGAAAACGAGGCAGGAGCGGTGAAAGGGATGAGCGAGTGCCACTTTTCTTCCACCAGCTTCAACGCAACCCGCACCAACAGGAAAAGGGAAGCCGCGTCCTGTGTTCTTTCCCTTCGCGCACAAGCAGAAATGAATGGCCTCTCATTCTCATTTCCACTATCTTTCTTTCTTCAAAAAGGATTCTCCTCTCCTTTTGTCATCCACCAGTCGGTTCAGTACAGCGATCTTAGGCAACTCCACCGCGCCGCACGTccccaaacggacgtccgttttaTCCGGATTCTGTCCGTTTGTGTAGGGATTTGGAGTCGTGTTCGGGCGTGTTctgggatgcggtggccgtgcgcccaaCGCACGGCCGTATCGGTTTGCCCCATCCTGTCCGTATCTATTTTTAAAAAAACAACGTTTACAATGCCGGCAACAAAGCCAGCGGCCTACATGTCCATCGCCGGCATCGGTTggccggcaacacagccagccTCCAAAATGAATAGTTGTCCTCGCCGACAACACAACCAGCGgccggcaacacagccggccTCCAAAATGAATGTTTTCTCGCCGGCACACTGCCAGCGGCCCAGCGGGCGAGCGACACCCATGCCAGCCTCCAAAAGAACGGCCACGTCGATCGAACGACCTAGTTCAGGCCTTCGGCGTCGAGCATCTCCTTCTGCTTGGCCTCGAACCAGGCCCTCGTCTTGTCGCTCATCTTCGACAAGTCCACGCTCATGATCGCAAAGGCCACCTCCTTCGCTTTGGTGGCGGCATTGGtggcctcgatgtcgagctgcctctgcctggccttgacgttgtcgacctcgatgtcgagctgcctttgCCGGGCGACCTCTTCCATGTCGAGCTGCCTTTGTCGGGCCGCCTCCTCCATGTCGATCTTCCTcttcttggccgcctcctccatctCAAGCTTCTTTCTTTGAAGGTCTAGGTATTGCTTCATTTGCTCGTCCTTGCTTTGCCACTTCTTCTCGTCCCTCACATCCTTTTGAGACATCATGCCATGCAAAGTGTCATGCAATGCCATGGATGAGGCATCACGTATGTCATCAACCTTGGAGTTGGTCTTGCCCCTCGACCTCTTCAACGCCTCGCCATCTCCACCTCCGGCGAACTTGGTCGTCTTCAGTTCTCTCTCCCTTTGTAGTTCACGGTATTGGTCCTTGAACTTAGGGCAATTGTTGATGAGCGTCCAACAATGCGTAAGAGTGAATGGCTTGTCATTGTGCCGGGCcttgaatgcctccaaagattGGAATGCCTACAACACATGATCAACAAGAAGTGAACAGGCAAACATATACAAGGCCGAAGTCTCATGGCCGTAGCAAGAAAAGGGCTAGGAAGAGGAGAGCATACCGTGTCCCCAACGCCGAGACCACTCACGGGCCGTGCTTCAACGCTCTCAAATGCGGCTTGAtacttgttgcactcttgttggatGAACAACCATCTCTTTTGAATCGAGCCGATGCCACagttgcttctaatttggtggggCTCGAACATCTTCCTTCCATGGAATGTTTTGTGGACTCTCGTCCAAAAAACAATGCCCTTTTATTGCGCACCTGTCCTCGGATCTTGGCTAATCTCCATACAAGCTTGGCAAATCAACTTGTCCTCATCTTGTGTGTATGAACCCATGCGAATGCTCTTCCTCTTCTTTTGTGCTTCCGCTCTTTGGGTCAGCTCGTCGATGAACAATGGCGCGCCACTAATATCAACGTCattgccttcttcttcttcatcatcaccatcaccttcGACATAGATGTCATCGTCTTCATGCCACGAGTCACCATGGTCGTAGTCTGCACGGTCGTCGCCTCTTCATCGGGGACGTACTGGGCGCGGCCATCCTGACTCTGGGTCTCCTCGGGGTCGTAGGCACGTCCGTGCCCAGCCTCGAAGATCACGTTCTCCATGTACTAGTTGTAGAAGGGGTCGTCGACCGGTGCCGTTGCTGTTGGCATTCCGTCAAACAACACACGGGGGGCCGGCATGGTGCCCGTGAACGGTACCCGTGCTTGCTTGCTTTGCATCTCGACGGACGGCCGGCCGCCGCCGCTGGACCCAGGCATGACGTTGAGGTCGATGACGGCCGCGGGGCGCGGTGTGGACGGCGCGAACAAGCCAACGTCCGGCGACCCC encodes:
- the LOC125550979 gene encoding NDR1/HIN1-like protein 10, with the protein product MHPASSSSSAAHPPDGDRPNAKAPPPPGPAMGYPANAAPNPGNASSAYYAAAPPPVANGNGAAAFGVAYPYPAPPPHHHHHHPPPPPPYHHYHNHHNPYQAAPPPPPTCLRRLLALVVAAFLLLGAGTFIVWLLLRPRAPAFSLSALTLSRVAYSPANSSLSAAFDASLLADNPNSKLTISYSSLVAYVDLAPSSPIAVTSLAPFAQGPRNSTTLAFRLDVDGTYVGPDEAAALKSGNGGTMEVQVRLAAIAVFDRGGWRTRRRAMRVLCDGVPVTFRGKNATDAKFDGPARRCQVVL